From Nicotiana tabacum cultivar K326 chromosome 20, ASM71507v2, whole genome shotgun sequence, one genomic window encodes:
- the LOC107793996 gene encoding uncharacterized protein LOC107793996 has product MPISTIDHSTHKKPRNKPNSTNNTNESKTFFSTKPKNKKKFMSVSFGGLGCKGKLNSPPVSAPAAIRSAAQWESTNQMRKNIRRNKTTLSSTSTRNLANVVVDIPDVCCAPPGIGSASDVAPRPRITTQRSNNREHSRVARRTANGEEISRFRASNIRHQCPPSHHRPPIMILRHNLQFARDLDGDDQHGSWRLDVDDMSYEQLVELSDRIGYVGTGLAEEKIVQYIRKFKLSKLILLILTFFFTINIIFTGRIQS; this is encoded by the exons ATGCCTATATCAACAATTGATCATTCAACACATAAAAAACCAAGAAACAAACCAAACTCAACAAACAATACAAATGAATCTAAAACTTTTTTCAGTACAAaacctaaaaataagaagaaatttaTGTCGGTGAGTTTTGGAGGGCTAGGATGTAAAGGAAAGTTAAATTCGCCGCCGGTGTCGGCACCGGCAGCTATAAGATCAGCAGCTCAATGGGAGAGTACTAACCAAATGAGGAAAAATATAAGGAGAAATAAGACCACATTGTCAAGTACAAGTACTAGGAATCTAGctaatgttgttgttgatattcctGATGTTTGTTGTGCTCCTCCTGGTATTGGTTCTGCTTCTGATGTTGCTCCTAGGCCAAGAATAACTACTCAAAGATCAAACAACAGAGAG CACTCTCGTGTTGCAAGGAGAACTGCAAATGGTGAAGAAATTTCCAGGTTTCGTGCTTCTAATATAAGGCATCAATGCCCCCCTTCTCATCATCGTCCTCCT ATCATGATCCTTAGACATAACCTGCAATTTGCTAGAGATTTAGATGGTGATGATCAACATGGATCCTGGAGACTTGATGTAGATGATATGTCATATGAG CAATTGGTTGAACTGAGTGATAGGATTGGGTATGTAGGCACAGGTTTAGCAGAAGAGAAGATAGTTCAATATATAAGAAAGTTTAAGCTATCCAAATT AATATTACTGATATTAACATTCTTTTTTacaataaatattatttttacagGAAGGATACAAAGTTGA